CATTCCCTGCGAACCTGTGGCTCTGCGTCCTTTACCAACAATTTGATATAACTCGTAATATCAACGTCTTTCAGTTCACCAGCGGCACGCAACGCAGCAATGCGCATGTCCGGGTTGGTATCTTTAATCGCTAGGTCAATAGTCTTTTTACTGGTCGAAGGCCATTTGCTCAACAGCCACATGGCGCGGGCACGCATTCTGTAATTTGCTTTTTTATCATTAAACAGTTTTTCAAGGGCAGGTACCGCTTGTGTCCCCATCTTACTCAATGCAGTCCACGCCAGGTAACGAACCGAAACGTTGGGACTTTGCAATGCTTCAACAGCACCAGCAGCAGTCGTAAAATCTACTTTTGGACTGCGATAAGCAGCATTCGATGGAGCAATGCGATACAAACGGCCACGGTTCTGATCGCCGGCCTGGTGACCTCCCACGCCCGGATCATACCAGTCGGATACGATGAGTGAGCCATCCGGTGCCACGCACACGTCCGACGGCCTGAACCATTGGTCCCTTTTACCATCAACTACATTTACAATCTTGGCTGAATATCCTGCCCCAGCCTTTTGTACCGGATACGACCTTACCACATTGTGTCCTGGCTCGCAGTGGATCATTTGATCCCAGAATTCTTTGGGTAAAAGTCTTCCCTCATACACCACCATACCAGTAGGTGAGCCTGAACCAGTTTGTAGCAAGTTCGGTACCACGCCCGGGTCATTCAAGTGCCAGTGACGATACGGAATGGAGTCTTCTATATTGGTACGGTTTGCACGCCAGCCAGCGCCGGTCAGTTCGTCGGTGTAGCCGTAGTTACCATATTGCATTACATAATTGATGCGCACACCTTTGTTACCATCATCATCATTATCCGACTGCCACATGGTTCCGTAGCTGTCAACGGCCACTTCGTAATTATTTCTGAAATTGTTGCCCAGTACCTCAATGTTCTTGAAATCAGGATCGCAGCGAAAAACCATTCCCTGTCTCAGTTTTTTAAAATCAATCGCCTGACCGTCTTTTCCTATCACCGGATTTCCTTTTCCATCCAATAAATGTCCGCCCTCGTTTCCAAAATTGAAATACAGCTTGCCGTCCGGCCCGAATGTGAATGCATGCATGCCGTGATCGTGCTGCTCGCCTCCTACTCCTTCAAAAAGAACCTCTTTCTTATCTGCTTTCAAATCACCATCCTCATCCGTGAAAAGCCACACATAAGGACTCTGGGAAACGATCACTTTGTTACCCATTACCCAAATTCCTAGCGGCGCATTGATTTCTTTACCCTGATAAAAAACGGTTGTCTTGTCTGACTTACCATCACCATTCGTATCTTCCAGAACCAGTATCCTGTCGCCTTCATTTTTGATAGGGTTGCCAGTGATCGCCGGGCGATAATTATATGCTTCGCACACCCAAACCCTTCCCAAATGGTCCACATCAATGTTAGTAGGATTGGTAAGCGTAGGCTCAGAAGCAAACAATGTTGCTTCCAGACCATCGGTAACCGACAAGCCTGCGACCGCATACTTTGGCGATCTTTTTTGGGCATCAGTAAGATCTTTGTAAAGGCTGTCCAGGGTTGAACTATGGAATGTACTTGGGTTGGAACGCTGGTAGGCAGCGACCATCAAGCCTGCCAATAAGCACCCTGCCGGAAAGAGGAGTAACGATTTTTTTAGGTTCATAGTGAATTATTGAAATTTTTCCAGAAATTAAGTAAATATTTCCTCTCTGGCTTAAACGTGTCAATTTTACAATAAAAATTTTAACTTACGGTATAAGGGCTTACAGATAAACATTTACTATTATGAAGAAGACTTTTTTTTCCCTGATCGCCCTGAGCCTGACGCTGGAAGTGTCGGCACAAAATATTCCTTCGGCAGACGTGCAAATCAAGACAGCGGTTCTTGCTGCTCCGTCTGATAAACAAGCCGGTGCCCAAGTTTACGGGTACGCCGCTGACGGCGCTTTTACAATCATCAGAAACGGTACAAATGATTTTGTCTGCCTAGCCGACGACCCCAAAAAAGAGGATATCAGTGTTTCCTGTTATCAAAAAGACCTGGATGCCTTCATGGAACGAGGCCGTGTGCTGAGTAAGGAGGGGAAAAATGCAAAAGCCATTTTCGACACGCGTGAGAAAGAAGTGAAAGACGGTTCGCTACTAATGCCCAAACAGCCATCTACTTTATATGTGCTATCGGGATCAAAAGACAATTATGACGTCGCTACGGGGGCATTGAAAAACAGCTATCTGCGCTACGTGATCTACATTCCTTTTGCCACCGCCGAAAGTACCGGATTACCGCTCAAACCAGACATGCCCTGGATCATGGACCCGGGAACACACCGCGCACATATTATGATCAACCCTGCCAAACCGTAACCAACCATTCGATAACCATTTCCAGACGGCTGATCATTAACCTCTTCCTGGCAAAATAAATAATCGCAAAATCATAGGATTATTGACGTTTGAAATTTTACTTTGTAATTCAAAGTACTTTTTAAAACCAGAAAGACTCTTATGAAAACATTGCTCCAATCTACCGAAGCGGATCCTGCCGCCGATCATCATTCAAGTAATTACCCGGGCAGTCCCGCGGAAGCGCGGAAACCGTTCGCCATGGACACGGATTACCTCATAGGCCTGATCTGCCTCGCCCTGAGTTTCGGACTATTCATAGTGAGCACCAAAACCAGCAACACTTCCGGCCCTCTCTCCGAAACTTCCTTCCTGTTTTGTTACATGATAGCGATTTTCTACACGCTAAGGATGTCAACCAGAGGCGAAACGTGGCTGTCTTTCTGGAAAGCAAAGAACAAAACGTATCAGCCACATCGGCTGCTACTTTGGCTTATCTGGCTGGTAAGCTGCTTTTCATTCAATATCCCTATGCCTATTTTTAATGAATCAGCTCCCTGGTTGTCTGTGGCTATCGTCGTTTCCGCGGGCGTTTGCATTCTTTTCAACTGGGAAGAATCGCTTCCCAGAGTTTTCAAGAAGATACTATTTCTTTTTTTTGGGATCTCGGCCGTTTTGTGGACGTATTATGCCGTTTACCTGTCTTGGATATATCCCGCAAGCATTTTTGGTCTCATCATTCTCGGGTTTTCAATTCACAGTTTTATTCCGCTCTTCCTTTGCATTACACATTTCCGGATCTTATTTCAAAGATGGGAAATGTACAAAGCGCCGATATTGGCAGGTATTTTACTTCCTATGTTGTTTGCGGCTGGCTACGTGGTTCAATGGAGGCTCATTAGTAAAAAGATCCAGACCATTACCAATTCAGTTGCCACCCAGGACCGTGACGACTTTCCTGCATGGGTGCAGATAGGCCAAAAAATCGACGATAACTGGATTACCAGGCAGGTAATTGCCAATTACCTGGCTTATCAAATGCCTCGAAAGGACCCGAGCTTTGTTCCTGAAACACTCAATTTGGGTTCAAGTGTAAGACACGATCCGTTGGTACTGATCGCTGCATTATTTGCCAAAAAAACTGACCTGAGCCAATCAGAAAGAGTGAAGTTGCTCGAAGTTTTGTACGATGCCCGACATTACACACAGGAAAGATTGTGGTCAGGAGATAATCTAAGGACTGAGAACGTAGTTACCCAAATACGCATCTATCCCGATTTCCGAACTGCTTACACCGAAAAAACGCTCAGTATCGGCAACCATAGCCGATCAAGATGGCGGCAGGAAGAAGCGTTGTACACTTTCTACTTACCAGAAGGATCGGTCGTCAGCTCCCTTTCACTTTGGATCAATGGTAGGGAGGAAAAAGGATATCTGACTACTCAAACCAAGGCGGATTCAGCTTACAAAACCATTGTGGGAGTAGAAAGCCGCGATCCGTCAGTTATTCACTGGCAGGAAGGCAATGCGGTAAAAGTGAGAGTATTTCCCTGCACAAGTAGCGAAAGAAGAAAATTCAAGATTGGCATTACTTCGCCGCTGCAATTGAATGGTAACCGCCTGACCTACGAGAACATTTATTTCAAAGGACCAGCAAGTGATGGCGCCTCAGAAGGTATCCGGCTGGATTTTGCCAAAAATGTCAGCGGGTTAAAAATTCCTTTTGAAATGGAAGAATCGGGCGCAAATCAAATGACCCTGAATAGAACTTACATTCCCTCCTGGGACCTGAGTTTTGACGCCATTCCACTTTCCGACAAAGGTTTTATTTTCAATTCAAAAACGTATCAGATCAAACCATTCCGCGAAATTTCAGAGCCATTTTCTGCCAGGAAAATTTACCTGGACATTAACAATGCCTGGACAAAAACTGAATTTGATTCGGTCTTCAATATGGTAAAAGATAGAGCTGTATTTGTATACGACAATGGAATGATACAACTATCAACCGAAAACAAAAACGCAATTTTCGATAGACTTTCGTCCTGGAATTACTCCCTGTTCCCGGTTCACGCCGTGCGCCGCGACAACAATGCATTGCTGATCACCAAAGAAACCTCCATATCCCCGAATGTGAAGGATCTGCAGCAGAGCCCGTTCGGCGACGCACTCAGAAAAGACTCGCTGACGACCCCATTGAAGACATTCAACATTGGAAATGAATTGTCGCCCTATTTCAAAACGCTTCATGAACTAAGGATTGTCCGTTGTGAAAAGGCCGATATCAGACAAGTTGGAGAAATGCTTACAAGAAACCAGTTCCCGGCGGATCAGGAAAGGGACGCTTCCCATCATCTGGTACGCATTGACAATGCGAAAATGACGATTTCTGAAAGCACGGATTCCTTACCTACGGGCGCGCCCGATCATATAGCGAGGTTGTATGCCTACAATCACATGATGCAGCAGATTGGCACAAAGTATCTCAGTAAAGAATATCTGAAAGATTCCGCGGCCACTTCCGGCCTGCTAAAAGAAGCTGAGCAAGCCAACATTGTTACGCCCATTTCAAGCCTGATTGTGTTAGAAACGGCCCAGGATTACCAACGCTTTGACATTCAAAAAAGCAAAAACAGCCTTGACAATGCTACTCTGAAAAATTCCGGAGCAGTACCTGAGCCTCACGAATGGGCATTGATCATCATTTTTGCATTGCTGGTCTCCTACTACACTTTCCGCAACTATGTACGGTTATAGAAAGGAACATATAGTCTGCATTTTGGGATACATCGCGCTGTTTGCCAGCCTGATAGCAAACAGTTATTTAATCCCGGACGCTACATTCATGATTGGCATATGCCTGCTGCCCTTTATCATGTATGCATTGCCCCGGCATGAAAAAAGCATGCGTTTCTTACCGATAGTCCTGGTGTTTTTTGCTGGCTCATTTTATGTCCGTGAAGTTTCATTCCGGTACCTGACGCTGTTATTT
The genomic region above belongs to Dyadobacter pollutisoli and contains:
- a CDS encoding XrtN system VIT domain-containing protein, which translates into the protein MKTLLQSTEADPAADHHSSNYPGSPAEARKPFAMDTDYLIGLICLALSFGLFIVSTKTSNTSGPLSETSFLFCYMIAIFYTLRMSTRGETWLSFWKAKNKTYQPHRLLLWLIWLVSCFSFNIPMPIFNESAPWLSVAIVVSAGVCILFNWEESLPRVFKKILFLFFGISAVLWTYYAVYLSWIYPASIFGLIILGFSIHSFIPLFLCITHFRILFQRWEMYKAPILAGILLPMLFAAGYVVQWRLISKKIQTITNSVATQDRDDFPAWVQIGQKIDDNWITRQVIANYLAYQMPRKDPSFVPETLNLGSSVRHDPLVLIAALFAKKTDLSQSERVKLLEVLYDARHYTQERLWSGDNLRTENVVTQIRIYPDFRTAYTEKTLSIGNHSRSRWRQEEALYTFYLPEGSVVSSLSLWINGREEKGYLTTQTKADSAYKTIVGVESRDPSVIHWQEGNAVKVRVFPCTSSERRKFKIGITSPLQLNGNRLTYENIYFKGPASDGASEGIRLDFAKNVSGLKIPFEMEESGANQMTLNRTYIPSWDLSFDAIPLSDKGFIFNSKTYQIKPFREISEPFSARKIYLDINNAWTKTEFDSVFNMVKDRAVFVYDNGMIQLSTENKNAIFDRLSSWNYSLFPVHAVRRDNNALLITKETSISPNVKDLQQSPFGDALRKDSLTTPLKTFNIGNELSPYFKTLHELRIVRCEKADIRQVGEMLTRNQFPADQERDASHHLVRIDNAKMTISESTDSLPTGAPDHIARLYAYNHMMQQIGTKYLSKEYLKDSAATSGLLKEAEQANIVTPISSLIVLETAQDYQRFDIQKSKNSLDNATLKNSGAVPEPHEWALIIIFALLVSYYTFRNYVRL
- a CDS encoding PVC-type heme-binding CxxCH protein, which translates into the protein MNLKKSLLLFPAGCLLAGLMVAAYQRSNPSTFHSSTLDSLYKDLTDAQKRSPKYAVAGLSVTDGLEATLFASEPTLTNPTNIDVDHLGRVWVCEAYNYRPAITGNPIKNEGDRILVLEDTNGDGKSDKTTVFYQGKEINAPLGIWVMGNKVIVSQSPYVWLFTDEDGDLKADKKEVLFEGVGGEQHDHGMHAFTFGPDGKLYFNFGNEGGHLLDGKGNPVIGKDGQAIDFKKLRQGMVFRCDPDFKNIEVLGNNFRNNYEVAVDSYGTMWQSDNDDDGNKGVRINYVMQYGNYGYTDELTGAGWRANRTNIEDSIPYRHWHLNDPGVVPNLLQTGSGSPTGMVVYEGRLLPKEFWDQMIHCEPGHNVVRSYPVQKAGAGYSAKIVNVVDGKRDQWFRPSDVCVAPDGSLIVSDWYDPGVGGHQAGDQNRGRLYRIAPSNAAYRSPKVDFTTAAGAVEALQSPNVSVRYLAWTALSKMGTQAVPALEKLFNDKKANYRMRARAMWLLSKWPSTSKKTIDLAIKDTNPDMRIAALRAAGELKDVDITSYIKLLVKDAEPQVRRECALILHHNKSAEAPALWAELAKQYDGKDRWYLEALGIGADGQWDTFFKAWLAKAGANPLGTQAGKDIVWRSRGKESVTLLASLAGDPNVDLKSRLRYFRAFDFNTAANEKSLALLKLMKGTAADQDKVNELALRHLDPGFVKQNQEALAALKKLLDSSFGTPVYLELVSKYELTSENERLLDMSINQSSNRNGSAAASQLMKQGGGELVKAVIRSRDPEKSEGILTALRGVGSKESLEILKTVVLDADYPIGLRTVAAKSLGGTMSGEDQVLVLLKEDKLTGDLKTAAVKGLAGAWRKSVKMEAAKYLDGATATTSKHPEVKVLIGMKGDAAKGKQIFTSYCSVCHQVNGEGMDFGPKLSEIGSKLPKEAQYAAIFEPSAGIGFGYEGFEVTLKDGSTVSGIVSSKTETDLILKFPGGSTQEYKMSQVKSIKQMKDSMMPAGLQDAMSTEELVSLVEYLSNLKKK